The Oceanispirochaeta sp. M1 genome contains a region encoding:
- a CDS encoding GntR family transcriptional regulator yields the protein MLLSRDVYNRILEQLLAGELLPGQIINRRQIASEFGVSVAPVLEAMLLLEHEGLLETIPRKGTQVRLVRPEDVLGQFMIRDAIESKAARLYWNKGLKNNSEDILDFAQQVDGATQDLLDDWRQEILFHKELVSLAGIPALTAAFDKTMKLNLFFTMTRTVPEDKKNIRDNHVVLIQNLLKAVNTDEAESIIRTHVWFAKDYLLEGQPQI from the coding sequence ATGCTTTTATCAAGAGATGTATATAACAGAATTCTAGAACAGCTGCTGGCGGGAGAACTCCTTCCGGGGCAGATAATAAACAGAAGACAGATAGCATCTGAGTTTGGTGTAAGTGTCGCCCCGGTTCTTGAAGCCATGCTCTTATTGGAACATGAAGGACTCCTCGAAACAATCCCCAGAAAGGGGACCCAGGTTCGTCTTGTACGACCTGAAGATGTGTTGGGTCAGTTTATGATTCGGGATGCAATTGAAAGTAAGGCTGCCAGGCTTTATTGGAATAAGGGGCTTAAGAATAATTCAGAGGATATCCTGGATTTTGCCCAACAGGTGGACGGGGCAACTCAGGATCTTCTGGATGACTGGAGACAGGAAATTCTTTTTCATAAAGAACTGGTTAGCCTTGCAGGTATTCCCGCTCTCACGGCTGCCTTTGACAAGACTATGAAACTCAATCTTTTTTTTACCATGACCAGAACTGTTCCGGAAGATAAAAAAAACATCCGGGATAATCATGTTGTTCTTATTCAGAATCTGCTGAAGGCGGTAAACACAGATGAGGCGGAGAGCATTATCAGAACTCATGTCTGGTTTGCCAAGGATTACCTGCTTGAAGGACAGCCCCAAATTTGA
- a CDS encoding ferritin, producing MALDKKMAHALNEQINAEMFSAYLYLSMGSWFEEKGLLGIAHWFRCQYLEENMHGMKMYNFVFERGARVTLKAIEAPKTEWTSYLDVFQEVAEHEAHVTSLINNLVRVARELNDYASESFLMWFVDEQVEEEATAGELVSRLKLIGDNPNALLMLDNELKSRGVSPNVLPIHLGEPVA from the coding sequence ATGGCATTAGATAAAAAAATGGCCCATGCTCTGAATGAGCAGATTAACGCAGAGATGTTTTCAGCTTATCTTTACCTTTCAATGGGAAGCTGGTTTGAAGAAAAAGGTCTGTTGGGAATTGCCCACTGGTTCCGCTGTCAGTATCTTGAAGAGAATATGCACGGCATGAAAATGTATAATTTTGTTTTTGAGCGTGGTGCCAGAGTGACTTTGAAAGCCATTGAAGCTCCTAAGACAGAGTGGACAAGTTACCTGGATGTGTTCCAGGAAGTTGCCGAACATGAGGCCCATGTAACTTCACTTATTAATAATCTTGTAAGAGTGGCGAGAGAACTGAATGATTATGCATCAGAGAGTTTCCTTATGTGGTTTGTTGATGAGCAGGTGGAAGAAGAGGCCACAGCGGGTGAGCTCGTTTCAAGGTTAAAGCTCATAGGGGATAATCCTAATGCCCTTCTGATGCTGGATAATGAGCTAAAGTCCAGAGGAGTCTCTCCTAATGTGCTGCCCATCCATCTTGGAGAACCTGTTGCTTAA
- a CDS encoding RNA-binding protein, which yields MPKKIYVGNLNYNTDEDRLADHFAQFGNVLSARIIFDRETNRSKGFGFVEMEEDEAAEAAIAALNNQELDSRNLRVNEAIERERRPRDNNRF from the coding sequence ATGCCCAAGAAAATCTATGTAGGTAACTTAAACTACAACACCGATGAAGACAGACTAGCTGACCACTTTGCTCAGTTTGGTAATGTTCTCAGCGCAAGAATCATTTTCGACAGAGAAACAAACCGTTCAAAAGGTTTTGGTTTTGTTGAAATGGAAGAAGATGAAGCAGCAGAAGCAGCTATCGCAGCCCTGAACAATCAGGAACTGGACAGCAGAAACCTGCGTGTTAACGAAGCTATCGAACGCGAAAGAAGACCCCGGGACAACAACCGCTTCTAA